From a single Eleginops maclovinus isolate JMC-PN-2008 ecotype Puerto Natales chromosome 20, JC_Emac_rtc_rv5, whole genome shotgun sequence genomic region:
- the fam72a gene encoding protein FAM72A produces the protein MSTSNANFKNKCVSQVNCIFCESLLCTRGMKAVLLADTEVELFSTDIPPNRTVDFVASCYSTESCKCKLRDIACLKCGNVVGYHVVAPCKPCLLSCNNGHFWMFNSDAVSTLNRLDATGLNLLLWGDLPELDDSENEESESPSEEECIR, from the exons ATGTCTACATCCAACGCTAATttcaaaaacaagtgtgtgaGCCAGGTGAACTGCATATTCTGTGAAAGTCTGCTCTGCACAAGAGGCATGAAAGCTGTGCTTCTTGCAGACACTGAGGTTGAGCTTTTTTCGACTGATATTCCTCCCAATAG AACTGTTGATTTTGTGGCCAGCTGCTACTCTACTGAAAGCTGCAAATGCAAACTGAGAGACATCGCATGTCTCAAGTG TGGTAATGTTGTGGGATATCATGTTGTTGCTCCCTGTAAACCCTGCCTGCTCTCCTGTAACAACGGCCATTTCTGGATGTTCAACAGTGATGCTGTATCTACTCTCAACAGACTGGATGCAACAG GTCTAAATCTGCTCCTGTGGGGAGACCTTCCTGAACTGGATGACAGTGAGAATGAAGAATCAGAAAGCCCATCAGAGGAGGAGTGTATTAGGTAG